A window of Kribbella sp. NBC_00382 genomic DNA:
CGTGCTGCGGGTTGGGGTTCGGTGTGATGTGGGGGTCCGGCGGGGGGTCGGGCATGTCATGCGGAGTCTGGCGTTGGCGGAGGAGTTGTTGGCGCGGGGCGTGGAGGTGGTGTTCGTCTGCGACAGCCCTAGCGTGCCGTGGGCGGATGAGCAGATTCGGGCGCGGGGAATCGCGGTGGAGGCTGCGGTGTGGACGGCCGAGGAGCATGTGGAGCTGATCGGGCGGTTGGGGCTGGATGCGGTGGTGTTTGACTCGTATGACCTGCCGGGGGAGGTGTTCGCGGCGGTACGGGGGTCGGGGGTGCCCACGTTGGCGATTGTGGATGGGGAGTTGCGGGGGGCCGATGCTGATGTGCTGGTTGATCAGAATCTGGGGGCCGAGTTCGATCAGCCGGTACTGCCTGCCGGGGCTGTGAGGCTCGCGGGGCTTGAGTACGTGATGTTGCGAGACGAGGTGCTCGCGTTGAGGCCGTCTGAGTCGCCGGTACTACGGCCAGCCGGTGTGCCGCGGGTGTTCGCGTTCTTCGGGGGCACCGATGCCTACGGGGCCGGGCCGTACGTAGTACAGGCGTTGGCAGCGACCGGTGTGGCGTTTGAGGCGACAGTAGTTGCGCCGGGCGAAGAACTGGCTGAGGCGATCGCTGCAGTACCGCTCCAAGCGGGGCAGCGGGTGCAGGTGATCGGGCCGACGTCTGAGCTGGCCAAGGCGGTCGTGGAGTCCGACCTGGTCGTCAGTGCTTCCGGTACGTCGACCTGGGAGCTGCTGTGCCTTGGAGCCACCGCAGGTCTCGTCTGCGTCGTGGACAACCAGGAGATGGGCTACGAGCGAGCAGTAGCCACCGGTGCGTCCGCAGGGGTCGGCACACTGGCTGAACTCAAGGCAGACCCAACAGAAGCAGCCGCAGTACTACGCAAGCTGCTCACCGACCCGCAGGAGCGCCTGCAGCTCGCCCAGGCCGGTTGGAAGCTTGTCGACGGACAGGGAAGAGCACGCGTCGCGGACGCGCTCCTTCACCTGATCTCGTAGATCGTCGCGTCCAGGGTCGCGTGCCGCAGTCGCACGTACTGCTTCAGCTGCGGTGAGATCTGACCGGCCCGGTGGTCGGCGTAAAGCCACCGCACTCCCAGCTTGCGCAGTCGCTCGATGATGGCCAGCGACGGGGAGGTGAAGGTGGCGTCGTTCGCCGCCAGTTGCTCCTCGTTCCAGTACGGGACCTTGCTCGGCTCCACACCGGACGTAGCCGAGATCCGGCTCGACCTGTTGGTCCGTACCCAGCCCTCGATCAGTACCTGCCGCTCGGACAGCGCAGCGATCCAGAAGTGCCGGCTGTCGCAGGTCTCGCCGCGCAGTGCGATGCAGTGCGCGTTGGTGGCGATCAGGTCCTCGCTAGCGGTGTTCTCCTTCAACCACCGAGCAGCATCCGCCTCCGCAGCGGTCGGCCCATCCCGCCCCGGCCGCCCCGAGACGACATCACTCGCCGAAGCAGACGCCAGCCCGACCAGCGGCAGCGTCGCCGCCCCGACCATGCACGCGGCAACCAGAGCCGCGAAGAACGCCGTCGGCGTCCCACCAGCCCGACGACCAGCCTTCCACGAGATCGCGACCACCAGTGCAACGGCCAGCACAGCCGCAACCGTCCAGATCAAAGGCTCCTTGACCCCGCGAAGATCCGCCGCACCCCACCGAGCAAACCCACACGCAGCCAGCCCAAGCCCAGCAGCCCCAGCAACCAGTACTACGCTCCGCCGATCGTCCAGCCGCTCGACCAACCGCGCCAACCCGACACACGACAGCACCGCCAAGAACGGAAACGCCATCCGATAGAACGACAGCGGCTGATTGGTCACCAGTGCGGCCACGAACCCGCCGATCGCAAAGCCGGCGACGTAGATCCCACCCGGATCCCGCCAAAACTTCCGCAGGAACAACACCCCGACGACCGCCAGCCCCCAAGCCACCAGGATCACCACCGCGCTGATCAACTCGGCCCGATCACCAGCAGCCGCCTTGATCGCCGCGTACGGCGGCAGCGTCGTGAACAGCTCGCCGAACTTCACCTGCAACCCCGACGACTCGCCTCCGAAGACGACGATCGCCGACCCGACGAACACCCCGAGCGTGATCAGCACCCCGAAGAACGCGTTCCGAGTCGACCGCCGAAACAGGAAGACCAGCAGGAACCCGCAGACCGCCATCGGCAGCACGCTCGCCTTAGCCCCGGCTGCCGCCAGCGCCACCAGCAGCAGCAAGATCCACCGGCTCCGCGGCGGCTGTTTGCGCAGCAGGTCGATCGCGATGACAGCGAGCATGAGCGCGAACATCAAACCGAGGTTCTGTGTCGGACTCAGATACGCCCCGGCCGCCATCGACACCCCGCCGATCGACAGATCGTGCAGCGGCTCCAGCGCCCCGCCGAGACCCGCCACCAGAACGGCCAGCGGCCCAGCCCATACGGCAGTGGTGCTTTCGCCCGCTTGCACGAACCGCTGCGTCACCGCGAAGACCAGCGCACACGCCGCCAGCGCAAACGGCAGCCAGCTCAGCGCATAGATCAACTGGGTCAGATCCACCCCGGTCGCCCACGACGTCGCCGCGGTGACCTGGTGGAAGAACGTGTGGAACTTCATCGGTTCACCGCCGATCCACAACGGCACAACCGGTACGTCGGATTTCGCGCTGGCCGCGAGCGCCTGGTGGAACGCCATCCCCGGATCACTGATCAACGGATCCGTGTACGCCGGTGCATACCGCCCCGGCCCGGTCCGATAGATCGCGAACAGTACGAGCGAGGTCGACAGCGACAGCAACCAAGCAGTCCACGGTGCCAAGGGCATAGCGACCCGGCGCCAGACCCGATTGCGCACGTCGTGATCCAGCACGCCGAGGACGAGCACGATCGGCGCCCAACCCCATGACCAGCGCTGCAACCCCACGGACGCACTGGCCAGGTACACGATCAACTGCGCGGCCGTACCGATCGCGAAGCCGGCCGCGAAATCCTCGACCAAGCTGCCGCGGTACGCGCCGATCAACCGCCAGATCACCACGCCCGGCAAGGTCACCCCGACCACCAGGAACAGGCCGAACTTCGCGACGTCGAGCACCGGCGCCCGCGAGATCAGCAGGACCAGAACCAGCAGCAGCACCGGCAGGGCCGCCATCCGACCGGCGAGCGTGCCGGAGCCGGTGTCCTTCGGCCCGCGCCGCCGAGCCCTGGAGTGCATGCGGTCACCCTAATGCCGGAACGGCTCCTATGCGTAGGCGAGCCATCACTCAGGGGAGTTCGTAGACCAGCGCGTCCGAGGCCTTGAAGCGCAGTGTGGCAAGACTGTTCAGGGTGCTTGAGACGATCGTCTGAGTCGGATCGGCGTAGAGCCAGCGGACGCCGTACTTCTCCCGCAGCACCCGCAGGTTGTCCCGGGTCGGCGCGACGAAGACGATGTCGTTCTCCTCCAGTCGCGGCTGGTCCCAGAACGGCAGCGAGTTCGGGCCCATCCCGGTCCCGGCGACCAGATCGTTGAGCGTGTTCGTGTAGCCCCAGCCCTCGATCAGCACGTGGCGTTCGGACAGCGCCGAGATCCAGAAGTGCCGGGCGTCGCAGCCCAGCGTGTTCTTGCTCGCGCAGTGCGCGTTGGTCGCGATCAGCTCACCGGGAGCCGCGTGGTCGCGTAGCCAGACCGCCGCAGCTGCCTGGCTACGAGTCGGCCCGAGCAGCTGCTTGTCGGTCTGCGGAGCCAGTACCACCGGCTTGTACTCCGCCATCGCCTGCACTGGGAGGAATAGCCCGGCCCCCATCCCCGCGAGCGCGAAGGAGGCCATCGCGATCCGGGTCGGCCGGCCCCGCCGATGCCTGCCGCGCTTCCACACCACTGTCACGACCGCCGCAACCAGGAGCAGCAAGGCGATCGTCCAGACCCACGGAGCGATCAACCCGTGCAGCGATCCGTCGTCCTGCCGGAACGGGTTGGCGCCGCCGGCCTTGACGATCGCCCGCGCCGCCGCGGTCGCCCCGATGCCGCCGAGCACCGACGCGAGGACGACGAGATCGGAGTGCTTGTCCGCGAACCAGAACACCAGCATCCACACGCCGCCCGCGGCCAGGGCGGCGATCACCGGTACCGCGGTGCGGTGGAAGTACAGCTGGCTGGTGCCCGGCTGGTCGGTCAGGATCATCGCGCAGAAGCCGGCGATCGAGATGCCGACCAGGAAGATCATGCCCGGATCGCGGAACCAGCGGGCCGCAGTACCGGTGAGGATGATCAGGCCGGCGGAGCCGAGGATCAGGCCGAGGCAGGCGGTGATCCCGCTGATCCACATCGCGCTGTGGTCGAACTGGCCGGACGGCAGCGGATCGGCGATCAGCGGGTAGATGCCGATCTTGGCGAACGTCACCCACGGCTTCACCGCGAGCCCGGACGAGTGCATGCCGAAGACCACCACG
This region includes:
- a CDS encoding PseG/SpsG family protein; this encodes MDHVLRVGVRCDVGVRRGVGHVMRSLALAEELLARGVEVVFVCDSPSVPWADEQIRARGIAVEAAVWTAEEHVELIGRLGLDAVVFDSYDLPGEVFAAVRGSGVPTLAIVDGELRGADADVLVDQNLGAEFDQPVLPAGAVRLAGLEYVMLRDEVLALRPSESPVLRPAGVPRVFAFFGGTDAYGAGPYVVQALAATGVAFEATVVAPGEELAEAIAAVPLQAGQRVQVIGPTSELAKAVVESDLVVSASGTSTWELLCLGATAGLVCVVDNQEMGYERAVATGASAGVGTLAELKADPTEAAAVLRKLLTDPQERLQLAQAGWKLVDGQGRARVADALLHLIS